From the Candidatus Paceibacterota bacterium genome, the window ATCGATAATTCCATTAAATACACCCTGAAGGGGAACGTCACGATTGGCTTGAGAAAAAATGGAGACAAAATTTTATTTTGGGTAAAGGATAGTGGTGTTGGAATTACAGATGAAGATAAGAAGCGCCTCTTCACCGAAGGCGGGCGCGGCAAGGAATCAACTAAAGTGAATGTTGACAGCACCGGTTACGGCCTTTATATCGCCAAACAAATCGTGGAAGTTCATAAAGGGCGCATTTGGGCCGAATCGGAAGGGGCCGGAAAAGGTTCTACTTTTTTTGTGGAATTATCCGCTACTTGATTTTTTATTTAAAGATGGTATAATTCGGAAAATAAACCAAGGAGGTCTTTTGGATAAAATCATTGTTGGAATTCTGCGTCGTGAGCAAAAGGACTTGCTTCAGGAAGAAGTTCTCGCCATCGAACATGCCTTTCCGGGAAAAGAGATTCAGTACGTGAAGCTAGATTCGCGAGATTATCTCGAGCACTCAAAACTTTGCAGAGAGATCAAGCCGAGCGTGGTTATCTTGCCCATGGATCGCCCTATTCCAGCGAAGGCAATGGAAGAGGGTGTCGTGCATGTCGAAGCCACCACTGGCCGACTGCGAAGGCTTCTGCCATTGCGGCCGGAGTTCGAACCATATGTTTCGTGATTTTATTAGCCCAGCCACCATCAAAAGTGGCTGGGCTAATTATTTTATTTCAGTTTTAAGCCATTTTTTGCTATTATTTTCCTAATGGCAAACTCAAAAATCATGTTCTCCGGCGTTAAGCCAACCGGCCGACCTCATATTGGCAATTATTTTGGGGCCATGCGCCAGTTTGTACAATTGCAGGATAAATATGACAGTCTGGTGATGATTGCCGATTATCATGCCCTCAATTTCATTCAAAATGCCGACGAAATGACCGAAAATATTGTCGGAGTGATGATGGATTATTTAGCCATCGGCCTTGACCCTAAAAAGGTAATTTTATTTAAGCAGTCAGATGTGCCGGAACATACTGAATTAACGTGGATTTTTGACACCATTACCACCATGCCATATCTTCAGCGCGCTCACGCCTACAAGGATGCGCTAGCCAAAAATAAGGAAATTAGCGCCGGCACTTTTAATTATCCGATGTTGATGGCCACTGATATTTTGCTTTATGATCCGGCCGTCGTTCCGGTAGGAAGCGACCAGAAACAGCATGTGGAAATTGCTCGAGATACGGCTGAAAAATTCAATCGAATTTTCGGGGAAACTTTTAAGCTGCCGGAGCCAATGATCTTGAGTGAAGTTCAAACGGTGCCCGGCATTGACGGACAGAAAATGAGCAAAAGTTACAACAACACCATTCCACTTTTTGCTTCGGATGAGGAAATAAGGAAATCGGTAATGAGCATCGTCACTGATTCAGGAGAGGGGGAGCCGACGAATGTGAAAGCCATTCATCTTCTGGTAAAACCCGCCGCGGAAGTTGAAAAACTATATTCGGAAAGCCGCGGAAAGTATCAGTCTCTGAAAGAAGCCTTAATTACAGATTTAACTGCTTTCATTTCACCGCTACGAGAAAAAAGAAAAGAATGGGAGAGTCGGCGAGAGGAGGTGCTGAAAATCTTAAAAGAGGGCGGGGAGAAGGCCCGGGAGCGAGCGGCGGCCAAAATGAATATTGTTCGTGAGCGCATCGGGGTAAAATTATATTGAAATAGCTTATAGCTTATGGGCGTTAGCTTTTAGAAAATGCAAAGAACCTATATTAAAAACTTAAAGGAGAAAATCGGACAGGAAGTCAAAATTAATGGTTGGATTGATATTCGACGTGATCAGGGAAAACTGATTTTCTTAGATTTTCGCGA encodes:
- the trpS gene encoding tryptophan--tRNA ligase, with product MANSKIMFSGVKPTGRPHIGNYFGAMRQFVQLQDKYDSLVMIADYHALNFIQNADEMTENIVGVMMDYLAIGLDPKKVILFKQSDVPEHTELTWIFDTITTMPYLQRAHAYKDALAKNKEISAGTFNYPMLMATDILLYDPAVVPVGSDQKQHVEIARDTAEKFNRIFGETFKLPEPMILSEVQTVPGIDGQKMSKSYNNTIPLFASDEEIRKSVMSIVTDSGEGEPTNVKAIHLLVKPAAEVEKLYSESRGKYQSLKEALITDLTAFISPLREKRKEWESRREEVLKILKEGGEKARERAAAKMNIVRERIGVKLY